In one Antennarius striatus isolate MH-2024 chromosome 15, ASM4005453v1, whole genome shotgun sequence genomic region, the following are encoded:
- the hwa gene encoding protein huluwa isoform X2, with translation MSHLSRGSLPDAADGHPVTSLTLVVLLLVPCVMVLLLLHCLFLGYQLVLLSRKNRHRHRGDPEAVLLRSVLQRVRRGSDVAFPPPRDERATYASLSEPVPAHPVTSSRASSREGAGLDHRFRLLRPDGATRSGSLRAPSTIRAISTAADSDSPAHSGPRVNPVPPNSPASGHTNPPNSCSQRGGGHICRGSTFEATDEISPGVPVRVFDTVAMETEYTTPPSGGSQLNTSAVGPGLDSDFGASADSDGLSSGVLASALEWDYYDPCYVRQNNVPKHQHRPAVNTKQYWV, from the exons ATGTCTCACCTGAGCCGGGGCTCGTTACCGGACGCGGCTGACGGTCACCCGGTGACCAGCCTGACCCTGGTCGTCCTGCTGCTCGTCCCCTGCGTGAtggtcctgctgctgctccactgCCTCTTCCTGGGGTACCAACTGGTGCTCCTGTCCCGGAAGAACCGGCACCGGCACCGGGGCGACCCGGAGGCGGTGCTCCTCCGGTCCGTCCTGCAGCGGGTCCGACGCGGGTCCGACGTGGCGTTCCCGCCCCCGCGGGACGAACGGGCGACCTACGCGTCTCTGTCGGAGCCGGTGCCGGCTCACCCCGTCACGTCCTCCAGGGCTTCGTCCAGGGAGGGGGCCGGGCTGGACCACCGTTTCCGGCTCCTCAGGCCGGACGGGGCGACCCGCTCGGGGTCCCTCCGGGCCCCCAGTACCATCCGGGCCATCTCCACCGCGGCCGACTCCGACTCCCCCGCGCACAGCGGACCCAGAGTGAACCCGGTTCCGCCCAACTCCCCAGCG tcgggacacacaaaccctccAAACTCCTGTTcgcagcggggggggggtcacatctGTCGGGGCAGCACGTTCGAGGCGACCGATGAGATCAGCCCCGGTGTTCCGGTGCGCGTCTTTGACACAGTTGCCATGGAGACGGAGTACACCACCCCTCCATCGGGGGGGTCACAACTGAACACGTCAGCAGTGGGTCCCGGACTGGACAGCGACTTTGGAGCGAGTGCAG ACAGCGACGGGCTGTCCAGTGGAGTTCTGGCGTCGGCGCTGGAGTGGGATTATTACGACCCGTGCTACGTGAGGCAGAACAACGTGCCCAAACACCAACACAGACCTGCAGTGAACACCAAGCAGTACTGGGTCTga
- the zgc:122979 gene encoding dnaJ homolog subfamily B member 5, translating into MVLIWTQFGVKNNNVNVKCKVRGIHRGDSSGSSSSAESSRSEPDAPPPPSKPAGKDFYKVLGVSAESDEDEIKRAYRRLALRFHPDKNSDADAEERFKEIAEAYEVLTDPPRRSAYDLFGEEGLKNGAPVSTNGKVFRNTFQGDAHSAFSSRGSDHFDIFFGPDFDVDDDLFNPFRRFPFSHVGGPSFHEGGVKRRGQRRLQDEEAVHDLPVTLEEVMHGCTKHVKVTRSRRHADGGVRPEEKVLNVVVKKGWRAGTRITFPREGDDTPNGPPADVTFVLRDKEHSQYRRDGANIVYTANITLKEALCGCTVSVPTLDSRMMPLPCSDVIKPGAVRRLRGEGLPLPKSPTQRGDLVVEFQVTFPDRIPPQSREIIKHSLGQC; encoded by the exons ATGGTTCTGATCTGGACTCAGTTCGGCGTGAAGAACAACAACGTTAACGTCAAATGCAAAGTGCGGGGCATCCACCGGGGGGACAGCTCGGGCTCCTCGTCCTCAGCG GAGAGCAGCCGGTCCGAGCCAGACGCGCCCCCCCCGCCCAGCAAGCCCGCCGGTAAGGACTTTTACAAGGTCCTGGGGGTGTCGGCCGAGTCGGACGAGGACGAGATCAAGCGGGCGTACCGGCGGCTGGCCCTCCGGTTCCACCCCGACAAGAACAGCGACGCGGACGCGGAGGAGCGCTTCAAGGAGATCGCGGAGGCCTACGAGGTGCTGACCGACCCCCCCCGGAGGAGCGCCTACGACCTGTTTGGAGAGGAAG GTCTTAAAAATGGAGCTCCAGTTTCCACCAATGGCAAAGTGTTCCGGAACACCTTCCAGGGCGACGCCCACTCCGCCTTCTCCTCCCGCGGCTCCGACCACTTTGACATCTTCTTCGGCCCCGACTTCGACGTAGACGACGACCTGTTCAACCCCTTCCGGCGCTTCCCCTTCAGCCACGTGGGCGGGCCTTCGTTCCACGAGGGGGGCGTGAAGAGGCGGGGCCAGCGGCGGCTGCAGGACGAGGAGGCGGTGCACGACCTCCCGGTGaccctggaggaggtgatgcACGGCTGCACCAAACACGTGAAGGTGACACGCAGCCGCCGGCACGCCGACGGGGGCGTCCGGCCCGAGGAGAAGGTGCTGAacgtggtggtgaagaagggcTGGAGGGCGGGGACGAGGATCACCTTCCCCAGGGAGGGGGACGACACGCCCAACGGCCCCCCCGCCGACGTCACCTTCGTCCTCCGGGACAAGGAACACAGCCAGTACAGGAGGGACGGCGCCAACATCGTCTACACAGCCAACATCACCCTCAAGGAG GCTCTCTGCGGCTGCACCGTCAGCGTCCCCACGCTGGACAGCCGGATGATGCCCCTCccctgcagtgatgtcatcaaaccgGGGGCTGTGCGGCGGCTGAGGGGCGAGGGCCTCCCCCTGCCCAAGAGCCCCACCCAGAGGGGCGACCTGGTGGTGGAGTTCCAGGTGACCTTCCCGGACAGGATCCCCCCCCAGTCGCGTGAGATCATCAAGCACAGCCTGGGCCAGTGCTAG
- the hwa gene encoding protein huluwa isoform X3, whose translation MSHLSRGSLPDAADGHPVTSLTLVVLLLVPCVMVLLLLHCLFLGYQLVLLSRKNRHRHRGDPEAVLLRSVLQRVRRGSDVAFPPPRDERATYASLSEPVPAHPVTSSRASSREGAGLDHRFRLLRPDGATRSGSLRAPSTIRAISTAADSDSPAHSGPRVNPVPPNSPASGHTNPPNSCSQRGGGHICRGSTFEATDEISPGVPVRVFDTVAMETEYTTPPSGGSQLNTSAVGPGLDSDFGASAAET comes from the exons ATGTCTCACCTGAGCCGGGGCTCGTTACCGGACGCGGCTGACGGTCACCCGGTGACCAGCCTGACCCTGGTCGTCCTGCTGCTCGTCCCCTGCGTGAtggtcctgctgctgctccactgCCTCTTCCTGGGGTACCAACTGGTGCTCCTGTCCCGGAAGAACCGGCACCGGCACCGGGGCGACCCGGAGGCGGTGCTCCTCCGGTCCGTCCTGCAGCGGGTCCGACGCGGGTCCGACGTGGCGTTCCCGCCCCCGCGGGACGAACGGGCGACCTACGCGTCTCTGTCGGAGCCGGTGCCGGCTCACCCCGTCACGTCCTCCAGGGCTTCGTCCAGGGAGGGGGCCGGGCTGGACCACCGTTTCCGGCTCCTCAGGCCGGACGGGGCGACCCGCTCGGGGTCCCTCCGGGCCCCCAGTACCATCCGGGCCATCTCCACCGCGGCCGACTCCGACTCCCCCGCGCACAGCGGACCCAGAGTGAACCCGGTTCCGCCCAACTCCCCAGCG tcgggacacacaaaccctccAAACTCCTGTTcgcagcggggggggggtcacatctGTCGGGGCAGCACGTTCGAGGCGACCGATGAGATCAGCCCCGGTGTTCCGGTGCGCGTCTTTGACACAGTTGCCATGGAGACGGAGTACACCACCCCTCCATCGGGGGGGTCACAACTGAACACGTCAGCAGTGGGTCCCGGACTGGACAGCGACTTTGGAGCGAGTGCAG cagaaacctga
- the hwa gene encoding protein huluwa isoform X1 — protein MSHLSRGSLPDAADGHPVTSLTLVVLLLVPCVMVLLLLHCLFLGYQLVLLSRKNRHRHRGDPEAVLLRSVLQRVRRGSDVAFPPPRDERATYASLSEPVPAHPVTSSRASSREGAGLDHRFRLLRPDGATRSGSLRAPSTIRAISTAADSDSPAHSGPRVNPVPPNSPASGHTNPPNSCSQRGGGHICRGSTFEATDEISPGVPVRVFDTVAMETEYTTPPSGGSQLNTSAVGPGLDSDFGASAGVSLRILSADSDGLSSGVLASALEWDYYDPCYVRQNNVPKHQHRPAVNTKQYWV, from the exons ATGTCTCACCTGAGCCGGGGCTCGTTACCGGACGCGGCTGACGGTCACCCGGTGACCAGCCTGACCCTGGTCGTCCTGCTGCTCGTCCCCTGCGTGAtggtcctgctgctgctccactgCCTCTTCCTGGGGTACCAACTGGTGCTCCTGTCCCGGAAGAACCGGCACCGGCACCGGGGCGACCCGGAGGCGGTGCTCCTCCGGTCCGTCCTGCAGCGGGTCCGACGCGGGTCCGACGTGGCGTTCCCGCCCCCGCGGGACGAACGGGCGACCTACGCGTCTCTGTCGGAGCCGGTGCCGGCTCACCCCGTCACGTCCTCCAGGGCTTCGTCCAGGGAGGGGGCCGGGCTGGACCACCGTTTCCGGCTCCTCAGGCCGGACGGGGCGACCCGCTCGGGGTCCCTCCGGGCCCCCAGTACCATCCGGGCCATCTCCACCGCGGCCGACTCCGACTCCCCCGCGCACAGCGGACCCAGAGTGAACCCGGTTCCGCCCAACTCCCCAGCG tcgggacacacaaaccctccAAACTCCTGTTcgcagcggggggggggtcacatctGTCGGGGCAGCACGTTCGAGGCGACCGATGAGATCAGCCCCGGTGTTCCGGTGCGCGTCTTTGACACAGTTGCCATGGAGACGGAGTACACCACCCCTCCATCGGGGGGGTCACAACTGAACACGTCAGCAGTGGGTCCCGGACTGGACAGCGACTTTGGAGCGAGTGCAG GTGTGTCTCTGCGGATTCTGTCTGCAGACAGCGACGGGCTGTCCAGTGGAGTTCTGGCGTCGGCGCTGGAGTGGGATTATTACGACCCGTGCTACGTGAGGCAGAACAACGTGCCCAAACACCAACACAGACCTGCAGTGAACACCAAGCAGTACTGGGTCTga